A single window of Cervus canadensis isolate Bull #8, Minnesota chromosome 17, ASM1932006v1, whole genome shotgun sequence DNA harbors:
- the LOC122455070 gene encoding SWI/SNF complex subunit SMARCC2-like isoform X1, with amino-acid sequence MAVRKKDGGPNVKYYEAADTVTQFDNVRLWLGKNYKKYIQAEPPTNKSLSSLVVQLLQFQEEVFGKHVSNAPLTKLPIKCFLDFKAGGSLCHILAAAYKFKSDQGWRRYDFQNPSRMDRNVEMFMTIEKSLVQNNCLSRPNIFLCPEIEPKLLGKLKDIIKRHQGTVTEDKNSASHVVYPVPGNLEEEEWVRPVMKRDKQVLLHWGYYPDSYDTWIPASEIEASVEDAPTPEKPRKVHAKWILDTDTFNEWMNEEDYEVNDDKNPVSRRKKISAKTLTDEVNSPDSDRRDKKGGNYKKRKRSPSPSPTPEAKKKNAKKGPSTPYTKSKRGHREEEQEDLTKDMDEPSPVPNVEEVTLPKTVNTKKDSESAPVKGGTMTDLDEQEDESMETMGKDEDESSPGNKGEQTKNPELHEDNVTEQTHHIIIPSYAAWFDYNSVHAIERRALPEFFNGKNKSKTPEIYLAYRNFMIDTYRLNPQEYLTSTACRRNLAGDVCAIMRVHAFLEQWGLINYQVDAESRPTPMGPPPTSHFHVLADTPSGLVPLQPKTPQGRQVDADTKAGRKGKELDDLVPETAKGKPELQNSASQQMLSFPDKGKEKPADMQNFGLRTDMYTKKNVPSKSKAAASATREWTEQETLLLLEALEMYKDDWNKVSEHVGSRTQDECILHFLRLPIEDPYLEDSQASLGPLAYQPIPFSQSGNPVMSTVAFLASVVDPRVASAAAKSALEEFSKMKEEVPTALVEAHVRKVEEAAKVTGKADPAFGLESSGIAGTTSDEPERIEESGTDEARAEGQATEDKKEPKEPREGVGIAEEEAKEKTSEPPKKDDEKGKDGDSEKESEKGDGDLTADPEKEKEPKEGQEEVLKEAVESEGERKTKVERDIGEGNLSTAAAAALAAAAMKAKHLAAVEERKIKSLVALLVETQMKKLEIKLRHFEELETIMDREREALEYQRQQLLADRQAFHMEQLKYAEMRARQQHFQQMHQQQPPPPPPALPPGSQPVPPPGTAGPPAVHGLAMAPASVAPAPAGSGAPPGSLGPSEQLGQAGPTVGPQQQPPAGAPQPGAVPPGVPPPGPHGPSPFPNQQTPSMMPGAVPGSGHPGVAGNAPLGLPFGMPPPPPAPSIIPFGSLADSISINLPPPPNLHGHHHHLPFAPATLPPPNLPVSMANPPHPNLPATTTMPSLPLGPGLGSAAAQSPAIVAAVQGNLLPTASPLPDPGTPLPPDPTAPSPGTVTPVPPPQ; translated from the coding sequence ATGGCGGTGCGGAAGAAGGACGGCGGCCCCAACGTGAAGTACTACGAGGCCGCGGACACCGTGACCCAGTTCGACAACGTGCGGCTGTGGCTCGGCAAGAACTACAAGAAGTATATACAAGCCGAACCACCCACCAACAAGTCCCTGTCTAGCCTGGTTGTACAGTTGCTACAATTTCAGGAAGAAGTTTTTGGCAAACATGTCAGCAATGCACCGCTCACTAAACTGCCGATCAAATGTTTCCTAGATTTCAAAGCAGGAGGCTCCCTATGCCACATACTTGCAGCTGCCTACAAGTTCAAGAGTGACCAGGGATGGCGGCGTTACGATTTCCAGAATCCATCACGCATGGACCGCAATGTGGAAATGTTCATGACCATTGAGAAGTCCTTGGTGCAGAATAATTGCCTGTCTCGACCTAACATTTTTCTGtgcccagaaattgaacccaaaCTGCtagggaaattaaaagacattatcAAGAGACATCAGGGAACGGTCACTGAGGATAAGAACAGTGCTTCCCATGTTGTGTATCCCGTTCCAGGGAACCTGGAGGAAGAGGAATGGGTACGGCCGGTCATGAAGAGAGATAAGCAGGTTCTTCTGCACTGGGGCTACTATCCTGACAGTTATGACACGTGGATCCCAGCCAGTGAAATTGAAGCATCTGTGGAAGATGCTCCAACTCCTGAGAAGCCTCGGAAGGTTCATGCAAAATGGATCCTGGACACAGACACCttcaatgaatggatgaatgaggaAGACTACGAAGTAAATGATGACAAAAACCCTGTCTCCCGCCGAAAGAAGATTTCAGCCAAGACGCTGACAGATGAGGTGAACAGCCCAGACTCAGACCGACGGGACAAGAAGGGGGGCAACTATAAGAAGAGGAAGCGCTCCCCCTCACCGTCACCAACCCCAGAAGCCAAGAAGAAGAATGCTAAGAAGGGCCCCTCAACCCCTTACACCAAGTCCAAGCGAGGCCACagagaggaggagcaggaagacCTGACGAAGGACATGGACGAGCCCTCGCCCGTTCCCAACGTGGAGGAGGTGACGCTGCCCAAGACCGTCAACACTAAGAAGGACTCGGAGTCAGCCCCAGTAAAAGGCGGCACCATGACCGACCTAGATGAACAAGAGGATGAGAGCATGGAGACCATGGGCAAGGACGAGGACGAGAGCAGCCCGGGCAACAAGGGGGAGCAGACCAAGAACCCGGAGCTGCACGAGGACAACGTGACCGAGCAGACCCACCACATCATCATCCCCAGCTACGCGGCCTGGTTTGACTACAACAGTGTTCACGCCATCGAACGGAGGGCTCTCCCCGAGTTCTTCAATGGCAAGAACAAGTCCAAGACTCCAGAAATCTACCTGGCCTATCGGAACTTCATGATTGACACTTACCGGCTGAACCCCCAAGAGTATCTCACGTCCACTGCCTGTCGCAGGAACCTCGCGGGGGATGTCTGTGCCATCATGAGGGTCCATGCCTTCCTAGAACAGTGGGGTCTCATCAACTACCAGGTGGATGCTGAGAGTCGACCAACTCCCATGGGGCCTCCGCCCACTTCTCACTTCCACGTCTTGGCGGACACACCGTCCGGGCTGGTGCCGCTGCAGCCCAAGACCCCGCAGGGCCGCCAGGTTGATGCTGATACCAAGGCTGGGCGAAAGGGCAAAGAGCTGGATGACCTGGTGCCAGAGACAGCTAAGGGCAAGCCAGAGCTGCAGAACTCCGCTTCCCAGCAAATGCTCAGCTTCCCCGACAAAGGCAAGGAGAAACCGGCGGACATGCAGAACTTCGGGCTGCGCACGGACATGTACACGAAGAAGAACGTGCCCTCCAAGAGCAAAGCCGCAGCCAGCGCCACTCGCGAGTGGACGGAGCAGGAGACCCTGCTGCTCCTGGAGGCGCTGGAGATGTACAAGGACGACTGGAACAAGGTGTCCGAGCACGTGGGCAGCCGCACGCAGGACGAGTGCATCTTGCATTTCCTCCGGCTTCCCATCGAAGACCCGTACCTGGAGGACTCGCAGGCCTCCCTGGGCCCCCTGGCCTACCAGCCCATCCCCTTCAGCCAGTCCGGCAACCCTGTGATGAGCACCGTTGCCTTCCTGGCCTCTGTCGTCGACCCTCGAGTGGCCTCAGCTGCTGCGAAGTCAGCCCTGGAAGAGTTCTCCAAAATGAAGGAAGAGGTCCCCACAGCTTTGGTGGAGGCCCACGTTAGGAAAGTGGAAGAAGCTGCCAAAGTGACAGGCAAGGCGGACCCAGCCTTTGGTCTGGAAAGCAGTGGCATCGCAGGGACCACCTCCGATGAGCCGGAGAGGATCGAGGAGAGCGGGACTGACGAGGCGCGGGCGGAGGGCCAGGCCACAGAGGATAAGAAGGAACCCAAGGAACCTCGAGAAGGAGTTGGGATTGCGGAGgaagaagcaaaggagaagaccAGTGAGCCACCCAAGAAGGACGACGAGAAGGGGAAAGACGGCGACAGCGAGAAGGAGTCAGAGAAGGGTGATGGAGACCTGACAGCGGATCCTGAGAAGGAGAAGGAGCCcaaggaggggcaggaggaggtgcTGAAAGAAGCAGTGGAGTCGGAGGGGGAGCGGAAGACGAAGGTGGAGCGCGACATCGGCGAGGGCAACCTCTCcaccgctgccgccgccgccctgGCTGCCGCCGCCATGAAGGCCAAGCATTTGGCTGCCGTTGAGGAGAGGAAGATCAAATCTCTGGTGGCCCTGCTGGTGGAGACCCAGATGAAAAAGCTGGAAATCAAACTCCGGCACTTTGAGGAGCTAGAGACGATCATGGACCGGGAGCGGGAAGCGCTGGAGTACCAGAGGCAGCAGCTGCTGGCCGACAGACAAGCCTTCCACATGGAGCAGCTGAAGTACGCGGAGATGCGGGCCCGGCAGCAACACTTCCAGCAGATGCACCagcagcagccgccgccgccgccgccggccctgCCCCCAGGCTCCCAGCCGGTCCCGCCTCCAGGCACCGCTGGGCCACCCGCTGTCCACGGCTTGGCCATGGCTCCAGCCTCTGTGGCCCCGGCTCCCGCGGGCAGTGGGGCCCCTCCTGGAAGCTTGGGGCCCTCGGAACAGCTCGGGCAGGCAGGGCCAACTGTGGGGCCACAGCAGCAGCCACCAGCTGGAGCCCCCCAGCCTGGGGCCGTCCCACCAGGGGTACCGCCCCCTGGACCCCATGGCCCCTCACCGTTCCCCAACCAACAAACTCCCTCAATGATGCCAGGGGCAGTGCCAGGCAGCGGGCACCCAGGCGTGGCGGGTAATGCTCCTTTGGGTTTGCCTTTTGGCATGCCGCCTCCCCCTCCCGCGCCATCCATCATCCCATTTGGTAGCCTAGCCGACTCCATCAGTATTAACCTCCCCCCTCCTCCTAACCTGCATGGGCATCACCACCATCTCCCGTTCGCCCCGGCCACGCTCCCCCCACCTAACCTGCCTGTGTCCATGGCGAACCCTCCACACCCTAACCTGCCGGCGACCACCACCATGCCATCTTTGCCTCTCGGGCCGGGGCTCGGATCCGCAGCAGCCCAGAGCCCTGCCATTGTGGCAGCTGTTCAGGGCAACCTGCTGCCCACTGCCAGCCCGCTGCCAGACCCAGGCACCCCCCTGCCTCCAGACCCCACGGCCCCGAGCCCAGGCACAGTCACCCCCGTGCCACCCCCACAGTGA
- the LOC122455070 gene encoding SWI/SNF complex subunit SMARCC2-like isoform X3 encodes MAVRKKDGGPNVKYYEAADTVTQFDNVRLWLGKNYKKYIQAEPPTNKSLSSLVVQLLQFQEEVFGKHVSNAPLTKLPIKCFLDFKAGGSLCHILAAAYKFKSDQGWRRYDFQNPSRMDRNVEMFMTIEKSLVQNNCLSRPNIFLCPEIEPKLLGKLKDIIKRHQGTVTEDKNSASHVVYPVPGNLEEEEWVRPVMKRDKQVLLHWGYYPDSYDTWIPASEIEASVEDAPTPEKPRKVHAKWILDTDTFNEWMNEEDYEVNDDKNPVSRRKKISAKTLTDEVNSPDSDRRDKKGGNYKKRKRSPSPSPTPEAKKKNAKKGPSTPYTKSKRGHREEEQEDLTKDMDEPSPVPNVEEVTLPKTVNTKKDSESAPVKGGTMTDLDEQEDESMETMGKDEDESSPGNKGEQTKNPELHEDNVTEQTHHIIIPSYAAWFDYNSVHAIERRALPEFFNGKNKSKTPEIYLAYRNFMIDTYRLNPQEYLTSTACRRNLAGDVCAIMRVHAFLEQWGLINYQVDAESRPTPMGPPPTSHFHVLADTPSGLVPLQPKTPQGRQVDADTKAGRKGKELDDLVPETAKGKPELQNSASQQMLSFPDKGKEKPADMQNFGLRTDMYTKKNVPSKSKAAASATREWTEQETLLLLEALEMYKDDWNKVSEHVGSRTQDECILHFLRLPIEDPYLEDSQASLGPLAYQPIPFSQSGNPVMSTVAFLASVVDPRVASAAAKSALEEFSKMKEEVPTALVEAHVRKVEEAAKVTGKADPAFGLESSGIAGTTSDEPERIEESGTDEARAEGQATEDKKEPKEPREGVGIAEEEAKEKTSEPPKKDDEKGKDGDSEKESEKGDGDLTADPEKEKEPKEGQEEVLKEAVESEGERKTKVERDIGEGNLSTAAAAALAAAAMKAKHLAAVEERKIKSLVALLVETQMKKLEIKLRHFEELETIMDREREALEYQRQQLLADRQAFHMEQLKYAEMRARQQHFQQMHQQQPPPPPPALPPGSQPVPPPGTAGPPAVHGLAMAPASVAPAPAGSGAPPGSLGPSEQLGQAGPTVGPQQQPPAGAPQPGAVPPGVPPPGPHGPSPFPNQQTPSMMPGAVPGSGHPGVADPGTPLPPDPTAPSPGTVTPVPPPQ; translated from the exons ATGGCGGTGCGGAAGAAGGACGGCGGCCCCAACGTGAAGTACTACGAGGCCGCGGACACCGTGACCCAGTTCGACAACGTGCGGCTGTGGCTCGGCAAGAACTACAAGAAGTATATACAAGCCGAACCACCCACCAACAAGTCCCTGTCTAGCCTGGTTGTACAGTTGCTACAATTTCAGGAAGAAGTTTTTGGCAAACATGTCAGCAATGCACCGCTCACTAAACTGCCGATCAAATGTTTCCTAGATTTCAAAGCAGGAGGCTCCCTATGCCACATACTTGCAGCTGCCTACAAGTTCAAGAGTGACCAGGGATGGCGGCGTTACGATTTCCAGAATCCATCACGCATGGACCGCAATGTGGAAATGTTCATGACCATTGAGAAGTCCTTGGTGCAGAATAATTGCCTGTCTCGACCTAACATTTTTCTGtgcccagaaattgaacccaaaCTGCtagggaaattaaaagacattatcAAGAGACATCAGGGAACGGTCACTGAGGATAAGAACAGTGCTTCCCATGTTGTGTATCCCGTTCCAGGGAACCTGGAGGAAGAGGAATGGGTACGGCCGGTCATGAAGAGAGATAAGCAGGTTCTTCTGCACTGGGGCTACTATCCTGACAGTTATGACACGTGGATCCCAGCCAGTGAAATTGAAGCATCTGTGGAAGATGCTCCAACTCCTGAGAAGCCTCGGAAGGTTCATGCAAAATGGATCCTGGACACAGACACCttcaatgaatggatgaatgaggaAGACTACGAAGTAAATGATGACAAAAACCCTGTCTCCCGCCGAAAGAAGATTTCAGCCAAGACGCTGACAGATGAGGTGAACAGCCCAGACTCAGACCGACGGGACAAGAAGGGGGGCAACTATAAGAAGAGGAAGCGCTCCCCCTCACCGTCACCAACCCCAGAAGCCAAGAAGAAGAATGCTAAGAAGGGCCCCTCAACCCCTTACACCAAGTCCAAGCGAGGCCACagagaggaggagcaggaagacCTGACGAAGGACATGGACGAGCCCTCGCCCGTTCCCAACGTGGAGGAGGTGACGCTGCCCAAGACCGTCAACACTAAGAAGGACTCGGAGTCAGCCCCAGTAAAAGGCGGCACCATGACCGACCTAGATGAACAAGAGGATGAGAGCATGGAGACCATGGGCAAGGACGAGGACGAGAGCAGCCCGGGCAACAAGGGGGAGCAGACCAAGAACCCGGAGCTGCACGAGGACAACGTGACCGAGCAGACCCACCACATCATCATCCCCAGCTACGCGGCCTGGTTTGACTACAACAGTGTTCACGCCATCGAACGGAGGGCTCTCCCCGAGTTCTTCAATGGCAAGAACAAGTCCAAGACTCCAGAAATCTACCTGGCCTATCGGAACTTCATGATTGACACTTACCGGCTGAACCCCCAAGAGTATCTCACGTCCACTGCCTGTCGCAGGAACCTCGCGGGGGATGTCTGTGCCATCATGAGGGTCCATGCCTTCCTAGAACAGTGGGGTCTCATCAACTACCAGGTGGATGCTGAGAGTCGACCAACTCCCATGGGGCCTCCGCCCACTTCTCACTTCCACGTCTTGGCGGACACACCGTCCGGGCTGGTGCCGCTGCAGCCCAAGACCCCGCAGGGCCGCCAGGTTGATGCTGATACCAAGGCTGGGCGAAAGGGCAAAGAGCTGGATGACCTGGTGCCAGAGACAGCTAAGGGCAAGCCAGAGCTGCAGAACTCCGCTTCCCAGCAAATGCTCAGCTTCCCCGACAAAGGCAAGGAGAAACCGGCGGACATGCAGAACTTCGGGCTGCGCACGGACATGTACACGAAGAAGAACGTGCCCTCCAAGAGCAAAGCCGCAGCCAGCGCCACTCGCGAGTGGACGGAGCAGGAGACCCTGCTGCTCCTGGAGGCGCTGGAGATGTACAAGGACGACTGGAACAAGGTGTCCGAGCACGTGGGCAGCCGCACGCAGGACGAGTGCATCTTGCATTTCCTCCGGCTTCCCATCGAAGACCCGTACCTGGAGGACTCGCAGGCCTCCCTGGGCCCCCTGGCCTACCAGCCCATCCCCTTCAGCCAGTCCGGCAACCCTGTGATGAGCACCGTTGCCTTCCTGGCCTCTGTCGTCGACCCTCGAGTGGCCTCAGCTGCTGCGAAGTCAGCCCTGGAAGAGTTCTCCAAAATGAAGGAAGAGGTCCCCACAGCTTTGGTGGAGGCCCACGTTAGGAAAGTGGAAGAAGCTGCCAAAGTGACAGGCAAGGCGGACCCAGCCTTTGGTCTGGAAAGCAGTGGCATCGCAGGGACCACCTCCGATGAGCCGGAGAGGATCGAGGAGAGCGGGACTGACGAGGCGCGGGCGGAGGGCCAGGCCACAGAGGATAAGAAGGAACCCAAGGAACCTCGAGAAGGAGTTGGGATTGCGGAGgaagaagcaaaggagaagaccAGTGAGCCACCCAAGAAGGACGACGAGAAGGGGAAAGACGGCGACAGCGAGAAGGAGTCAGAGAAGGGTGATGGAGACCTGACAGCGGATCCTGAGAAGGAGAAGGAGCCcaaggaggggcaggaggaggtgcTGAAAGAAGCAGTGGAGTCGGAGGGGGAGCGGAAGACGAAGGTGGAGCGCGACATCGGCGAGGGCAACCTCTCcaccgctgccgccgccgccctgGCTGCCGCCGCCATGAAGGCCAAGCATTTGGCTGCCGTTGAGGAGAGGAAGATCAAATCTCTGGTGGCCCTGCTGGTGGAGACCCAGATGAAAAAGCTGGAAATCAAACTCCGGCACTTTGAGGAGCTAGAGACGATCATGGACCGGGAGCGGGAAGCGCTGGAGTACCAGAGGCAGCAGCTGCTGGCCGACAGACAAGCCTTCCACATGGAGCAGCTGAAGTACGCGGAGATGCGGGCCCGGCAGCAACACTTCCAGCAGATGCACCagcagcagccgccgccgccgccgccggccctgCCCCCAGGCTCCCAGCCGGTCCCGCCTCCAGGCACCGCTGGGCCACCCGCTGTCCACGGCTTGGCCATGGCTCCAGCCTCTGTGGCCCCGGCTCCCGCGGGCAGTGGGGCCCCTCCTGGAAGCTTGGGGCCCTCGGAACAGCTCGGGCAGGCAGGGCCAACTGTGGGGCCACAGCAGCAGCCACCAGCTGGAGCCCCCCAGCCTGGGGCCGTCCCACCAGGGGTACCGCCCCCTGGACCCCATGGCCCCTCACCGTTCCCCAACCAACAAACTCCCTCAATGATGCCAGGGGCAGTGCCAGGCAGCGGGCACCCAGGCGTGGCGG ACCCAGGCACCCCCCTGCCTCCAGACCCCACGGCCCCGAGCCCAGGCACAGTCACCCCCGTGCCACCCCCACAGTGA
- the LOC122455070 gene encoding SWI/SNF complex subunit SMARCC2-like isoform X2 translates to MAVRKKDGGPNVKYYEAADTVTQFDNVRLWLGKNYKKYIQAEPPTNKSLSSLVVQLLQFQEEVFGKHVSNAPLTKLPIKCFLDFKAGGSLCHILAAAYKFKSDQGWRRYDFQNPSRMDRNVEMFMTIEKSLVQNNCLSRPNIFLCPEIEPKLLGKLKDIIKRHQGTVTEDKNSASHVVYPVPGNLEEEEWVRPVMKRDKQVLLHWGYYPDSYDTWIPASEIEASVEDAPTPEKPRKVHAKWILDTDTFNEWMNEEDYEVNDDKNPVSRRKKISAKTLTDEVNSPDSDRRDKKGGNYKKRKRSPSPSPTPEAKKKNAKKGPSTPYTKSKRGHREEEQEDLTKDMDEPSPVPNVEEVTLPKTVNTKKDSESAPVKGGTMTDLDEQEDESMETMGKDEDESSPGNKGEQTKNPELHEDNVTEQTHHIIIPSYAAWFDYNSVHAIERRALPEFFNGKNKSKTPEIYLAYRNFMIDTYRLNPQEYLTSTACRRNLAGDVCAIMRVHAFLEQWGLINYQVDAESRPTPMGPPPTSHFHVLADTPSGLVPLQPKTPQGRQVDADTKAGRKGKELDDLVPETAKGKPELQNSASQQMLSFPDKGKEKPADMQNFGLRTDMYTKKNVPSKSKAAASATREWTEQETLLLLEALEMYKDDWNKVSEHVGSRTQDECILHFLRLPIEDPYLEDSQASLGPLAYQPIPFSQSGNPVMSTVAFLASVVDPRVASAAAKSALEEFSKMKEEVPTALVEAHVRKVEEAAKVTGKADPAFGLESSGIAGTTSDEPERIEESGTDEARAEGQATEDKKEPKEPREGVGIAEEEAKEKTSEPPKKDDEKGKDGDSEKESEKGDGDLTADPEKEKEPKEGQEEVLKEAVESEGERKTKVERDIGEGNLSTAAAAALAAAAMKAKHLAAVEERKIKSLVALLVETQMKKLEIKLRHFEELETIMDREREALEYQRQQLLADRQAFHMEQLKYAEMRARQQHFQQMHQQQPPPPPPALPPGSQPVPPPGTAGPPAVHGLAMAPASVAPAPAGSGAPPGSLGPSEQLGQAGPTVGPQQQPPAGAPQPGAVPPGVPPPGPHGPSPFPNQQTPSMMPGAVPGSGHPGVAAQSPAIVAAVQGNLLPTASPLPDPGTPLPPDPTAPSPGTVTPVPPPQ, encoded by the exons ATGGCGGTGCGGAAGAAGGACGGCGGCCCCAACGTGAAGTACTACGAGGCCGCGGACACCGTGACCCAGTTCGACAACGTGCGGCTGTGGCTCGGCAAGAACTACAAGAAGTATATACAAGCCGAACCACCCACCAACAAGTCCCTGTCTAGCCTGGTTGTACAGTTGCTACAATTTCAGGAAGAAGTTTTTGGCAAACATGTCAGCAATGCACCGCTCACTAAACTGCCGATCAAATGTTTCCTAGATTTCAAAGCAGGAGGCTCCCTATGCCACATACTTGCAGCTGCCTACAAGTTCAAGAGTGACCAGGGATGGCGGCGTTACGATTTCCAGAATCCATCACGCATGGACCGCAATGTGGAAATGTTCATGACCATTGAGAAGTCCTTGGTGCAGAATAATTGCCTGTCTCGACCTAACATTTTTCTGtgcccagaaattgaacccaaaCTGCtagggaaattaaaagacattatcAAGAGACATCAGGGAACGGTCACTGAGGATAAGAACAGTGCTTCCCATGTTGTGTATCCCGTTCCAGGGAACCTGGAGGAAGAGGAATGGGTACGGCCGGTCATGAAGAGAGATAAGCAGGTTCTTCTGCACTGGGGCTACTATCCTGACAGTTATGACACGTGGATCCCAGCCAGTGAAATTGAAGCATCTGTGGAAGATGCTCCAACTCCTGAGAAGCCTCGGAAGGTTCATGCAAAATGGATCCTGGACACAGACACCttcaatgaatggatgaatgaggaAGACTACGAAGTAAATGATGACAAAAACCCTGTCTCCCGCCGAAAGAAGATTTCAGCCAAGACGCTGACAGATGAGGTGAACAGCCCAGACTCAGACCGACGGGACAAGAAGGGGGGCAACTATAAGAAGAGGAAGCGCTCCCCCTCACCGTCACCAACCCCAGAAGCCAAGAAGAAGAATGCTAAGAAGGGCCCCTCAACCCCTTACACCAAGTCCAAGCGAGGCCACagagaggaggagcaggaagacCTGACGAAGGACATGGACGAGCCCTCGCCCGTTCCCAACGTGGAGGAGGTGACGCTGCCCAAGACCGTCAACACTAAGAAGGACTCGGAGTCAGCCCCAGTAAAAGGCGGCACCATGACCGACCTAGATGAACAAGAGGATGAGAGCATGGAGACCATGGGCAAGGACGAGGACGAGAGCAGCCCGGGCAACAAGGGGGAGCAGACCAAGAACCCGGAGCTGCACGAGGACAACGTGACCGAGCAGACCCACCACATCATCATCCCCAGCTACGCGGCCTGGTTTGACTACAACAGTGTTCACGCCATCGAACGGAGGGCTCTCCCCGAGTTCTTCAATGGCAAGAACAAGTCCAAGACTCCAGAAATCTACCTGGCCTATCGGAACTTCATGATTGACACTTACCGGCTGAACCCCCAAGAGTATCTCACGTCCACTGCCTGTCGCAGGAACCTCGCGGGGGATGTCTGTGCCATCATGAGGGTCCATGCCTTCCTAGAACAGTGGGGTCTCATCAACTACCAGGTGGATGCTGAGAGTCGACCAACTCCCATGGGGCCTCCGCCCACTTCTCACTTCCACGTCTTGGCGGACACACCGTCCGGGCTGGTGCCGCTGCAGCCCAAGACCCCGCAGGGCCGCCAGGTTGATGCTGATACCAAGGCTGGGCGAAAGGGCAAAGAGCTGGATGACCTGGTGCCAGAGACAGCTAAGGGCAAGCCAGAGCTGCAGAACTCCGCTTCCCAGCAAATGCTCAGCTTCCCCGACAAAGGCAAGGAGAAACCGGCGGACATGCAGAACTTCGGGCTGCGCACGGACATGTACACGAAGAAGAACGTGCCCTCCAAGAGCAAAGCCGCAGCCAGCGCCACTCGCGAGTGGACGGAGCAGGAGACCCTGCTGCTCCTGGAGGCGCTGGAGATGTACAAGGACGACTGGAACAAGGTGTCCGAGCACGTGGGCAGCCGCACGCAGGACGAGTGCATCTTGCATTTCCTCCGGCTTCCCATCGAAGACCCGTACCTGGAGGACTCGCAGGCCTCCCTGGGCCCCCTGGCCTACCAGCCCATCCCCTTCAGCCAGTCCGGCAACCCTGTGATGAGCACCGTTGCCTTCCTGGCCTCTGTCGTCGACCCTCGAGTGGCCTCAGCTGCTGCGAAGTCAGCCCTGGAAGAGTTCTCCAAAATGAAGGAAGAGGTCCCCACAGCTTTGGTGGAGGCCCACGTTAGGAAAGTGGAAGAAGCTGCCAAAGTGACAGGCAAGGCGGACCCAGCCTTTGGTCTGGAAAGCAGTGGCATCGCAGGGACCACCTCCGATGAGCCGGAGAGGATCGAGGAGAGCGGGACTGACGAGGCGCGGGCGGAGGGCCAGGCCACAGAGGATAAGAAGGAACCCAAGGAACCTCGAGAAGGAGTTGGGATTGCGGAGgaagaagcaaaggagaagaccAGTGAGCCACCCAAGAAGGACGACGAGAAGGGGAAAGACGGCGACAGCGAGAAGGAGTCAGAGAAGGGTGATGGAGACCTGACAGCGGATCCTGAGAAGGAGAAGGAGCCcaaggaggggcaggaggaggtgcTGAAAGAAGCAGTGGAGTCGGAGGGGGAGCGGAAGACGAAGGTGGAGCGCGACATCGGCGAGGGCAACCTCTCcaccgctgccgccgccgccctgGCTGCCGCCGCCATGAAGGCCAAGCATTTGGCTGCCGTTGAGGAGAGGAAGATCAAATCTCTGGTGGCCCTGCTGGTGGAGACCCAGATGAAAAAGCTGGAAATCAAACTCCGGCACTTTGAGGAGCTAGAGACGATCATGGACCGGGAGCGGGAAGCGCTGGAGTACCAGAGGCAGCAGCTGCTGGCCGACAGACAAGCCTTCCACATGGAGCAGCTGAAGTACGCGGAGATGCGGGCCCGGCAGCAACACTTCCAGCAGATGCACCagcagcagccgccgccgccgccgccggccctgCCCCCAGGCTCCCAGCCGGTCCCGCCTCCAGGCACCGCTGGGCCACCCGCTGTCCACGGCTTGGCCATGGCTCCAGCCTCTGTGGCCCCGGCTCCCGCGGGCAGTGGGGCCCCTCCTGGAAGCTTGGGGCCCTCGGAACAGCTCGGGCAGGCAGGGCCAACTGTGGGGCCACAGCAGCAGCCACCAGCTGGAGCCCCCCAGCCTGGGGCCGTCCCACCAGGGGTACCGCCCCCTGGACCCCATGGCCCCTCACCGTTCCCCAACCAACAAACTCCCTCAATGATGCCAGGGGCAGTGCCAGGCAGCGGGCACCCAGGCGTGGCGG CCCAGAGCCCTGCCATTGTGGCAGCTGTTCAGGGCAACCTGCTGCCCACTGCCAGCCCGCTGCCAGACCCAGGCACCCCCCTGCCTCCAGACCCCACGGCCCCGAGCCCAGGCACAGTCACCCCCGTGCCACCCCCACAGTGA